The following proteins are encoded in a genomic region of Corylus avellana chromosome ca4, CavTom2PMs-1.0:
- the LOC132179991 gene encoding histone-lysine N-methyltransferase ASHR2, with protein sequence MSQAAAETSGLLRMAEIEGRGRGLVASQPLRGGQIVLRDSPILLYSALPLININQSSFSSSSHSSTSNMYCAKCFRSLLSSSSSSSSVVPCSCCSHHHIFCSQKCLSAALTSSHSLWVCQALSRLRDCPSLVLEQPVERQVQARFLVAAYHLALFFPSQFQILLSLEGSPNAPDTTAAQFLHSLISSLCPPHPPLEGFSVELTAALLAKDKFNAFGLMEPFSPRDDGQRSVRAYGIYPNASFFNHDCLPNACRFDYVDTAPDHHNNTDIIVRVVHDVPQGREICLSYFPVNENYASRQRRLMDYGFTCHCDRCEVEANWSDHEDDNVAEEEEEEEEKDELMDEDHHDQMASSQGQGNADFPHAYFFIRYMCDRENCWGTMAPLPPKDDATPSNFLECNVCGNLKHDQVTDASGGEDELSMDD encoded by the coding sequence ATGTCACAGGCGGCGGCGGAGACAAGTGGGTTGCTGAGGATGGCAGAGATAGAAGGGAGAGGGAGGGGTCTTGTGGCGTCCCAGCCACTGAGGGGCGGGCAGATTGTCCTCAGGGACTCTCCCATACTCCTCTACTCTGCTCTTCCGTTGATCAACATCAACCAatcatctttctcttcttcctctcacTCCTCCACTTCCAACATGTACTGCGCCAAGTGCTTCAGAAGCTTActatcctcttcttcttcttcgagtTCAGTGGTACCTTGCTCTTGTTGCTCCCATCATCATATATTCTGTAGCCAAAAATGCCTGTCCGCTGCGCTCACATCGTCCCACTCTCTATGGGTATGCCAAGCCCTTTCTCGTCTCCGAGATTGCCCCTCTCTCGTTCTTGAACAACCCGTGGAACGCCAGGTCCAGGCCCGTTTTCTGGTTGCCGCCTACCATCTTGCCCTTTTCTTCCCTTCCCAATTCCAGATTCTGCTCTCCCTTGAGGGCTCGCCTAACGCCCCTGACACCACAGCTGCGCAATTCCTTCATTCCCTCATCTCATCCCTCTGCCctcctcatcctcctcttgaggGATTCTCGGTGGAACTCACTGCCGCATTGCTGGCCAAGGACAAGTTCAATGCCTTTGGGCTGATGGAGCCTTTCTCCCCCCGTGACGATGGCCAACGTTCCGTCCGAGCTTATGGTATCTACCCGAATGCCTCCTTCTTCAACCACGACTGCCTTCCCAATGCCTGCCGTTTCGATTACGTCGACACCGCCCCCGACCACCACAACAACACCGACATCATCGTTCGCGTTGTTCATGATGTTCCTCAAGGCAGGGAGATCTGCTTGAGCTATTTTCCCGTCAACGAGAATTATGCCAGCAGGCAGAGGAGGTTGATGGACTATGGCTTCACTTGCCATTGTGACCGCTGCGAGGTCGAAGCCAATTGGTCCGATCATGAAGACGATAATGTTGccgaggaggaagaggaggaggaggagaaagaCGAGCTGATGGATGAGGACCACCATGACCAAATGGCATCCTCCCAAGGACAAGGAAATGCTGATTTCCCTCACGCCTATTTTTTTATCAGATACATGTGTGATAGGGAAAATTGCTGGGGCACTATGGCTCCCTTGCCTCCCAAAGACGACGCTACTCCCTCTAACTTCTTGGAATGTAATGTATGTGGCAACCTCAAGCATGACCAAGTGACTGATGCTAGTGGAGGAGAAGACGAGCTTTCCATGGATGACTGA